In Halichondria panicea chromosome 9, odHalPani1.1, whole genome shotgun sequence, a genomic segment contains:
- the LOC135341319 gene encoding putative FERM domain-containing protein FRMD8P1, translated as MATNRPSKLELAQNDGGTDKPTLTKGGPRPQFSVTAGPLSPTSNSTVKPVRLCVYTMKKELMKEGLICLDSMKFTSGRLTTAKQVLNRVLTHLKIPRTDWKVYGLWLKSENLQLQLKSYHLPYKLFKRWKDLLSQYTNATYENVCTEEPYLCLQRNTFLSLQEEKDLLQQLAPDKTTIDLLYHEAVYNVTKSPYPVQPEELHTLAGLQAAVFRVETGSEAILDLTNFSKFYPTFMNVDTRSLVNKIFSSKPSTALRRIQEQFSRESRLAYDECTDANELKLKYLNKCWKHSMYGSLLFRGQIKKTPKAIHYLYYSDRQVYVAINKESVHILAASSPPEVLLYAPIERLCWEFQPCNEEGEDFYSSLWLEYETIQGERKVFKLLQVFSRQAPMMDAILGRCWDHLDKKEQASPTATRIPHQQVHQPREHKLHCDEFSEDGVCLKSSDTSLTRRGKKGSVTRDDSPFRSREAELSLVELGMKRVDVDDKEPLSGITTVV; from the exons ATGGCTACCAATCGTCCTAGTAAACTTGAGCTCGCACAGAATGATGGGGGAACCGATAAGCCTACACTCACCAAGGGCGGCCCCCGCCCACAGTTCAGTGTAACTGCGGGTCCACTCTCACCCACTTCCAATTCCACTGTCAAAC CTGTTCGACTATGTGTGTACACAATGAAGAAGGAACTGATGAAGGAGGGACTGATCTGCTTGGACAGCATGAAGTTCACCTCGGGTCGACTTACCACCGCCAAGCAGGTGCTGAACAGAGTACTAACACACCTGAAAATTCCACGGACAGACTGGAAGGTGTATGGACTGTGGCTCAAATCTGAGAACTTAC AGCTCCAGTTGAAAAGCTATCATCTTCCCTATAAGTTGTTCAAGCGTTGGAAAGACCTCCTCTCACAGTACACCAACGCCACATATGAGAATGTGTGCACAG AGGAGCCGTATCTGTGTCTTCAACGCAATACCTTCCTGTCACTGCAAGAAGAGAAGGACCTGTTGCAGCAATTAGCACCTGACAAGACCACCATTGACCTGCTCTATCACGAG GCAGTGTACAATGTGACCAAGAGTCCTTACCCAGTGCAGCCAGAGGAGCTTCACACTCTGGCTGGTCTCCAGGCTGCTGTTTTCAGAGTAGAGACTGGCAGCGAAGCAATTCTAGACCTGACCAACTTTAGCAAGTTTTATCCCACCTTCATGAACGTAGACACACGCTCGCTCGTAAATAAGATATTCTCCTCGAAACCATCCACAGCACTCAGACGCATACAGGAACAGTTCAGTCGCGAGTCTCGGTTAGCTTATGACGAGTGTACGGATGCCAACGAGTTGAAGCTGAAGTATTTGAACAAGTGCTGGAAACATTCAATGTATGGCTCTTTGTTGTTTAGAGGGCAGATCAAGAAGACGCCTAAGGCTATTCATTATCTGTACTACAGTGACAGACAAGTGTATGTGGCCATCAATAAAGAGTCAGTGCATATTCTCGCAGCCTCGTCACCTCCT gaagTCCTACTATACGCGCCCATTGAGCGACTCTGCTGGGAGTTCCAGCCATGCAATGAGGAGGGGGAGGACTTCTACAGCTCCCTCTGGCTTGAGTACGAGACAATCCAAGGGGAAAGAAAGGTATTTAAGCTTCTCCAAGTGTTCTCGAGACAGGCACCCATGATGGACGCCATCCTGGGCCGCTGCTGGGATCATCTCGATAAAAAGGAACAGgc GTCTCCTACGGCTACCAGGATCCCCCACCAACAAGTGCACCAGCCTCGTGAGCATAAGCTACACTGTGACGAGTTCTCTGAAGATG GTGTATGTCTGAAAAGCTCTGACACAAGTTTGACCAGACGAGGCAAGAAGGGGAGTGTCACCAGAGATGACAGTCCATTTAGGTCCAGAGAGGCGGAGCTATCACTGGTGGAGCTAGGCATGAAGAGAGTGGATGTGGATGACAAGGAGCCTCTGAGCGGGATCACAACTGTTGTGTAG
- the LOC135341317 gene encoding transcription initiation factor TFIID subunit 4-like, which produces MADNSSDNGEKVDIKPIVNSKGDDKSSSVDTNELNGTSKAAIITMKQEPTNKDLTLNIGETKPAGQNGTDGPSVGVIDLTRPLKTEGEASTVSNSLTSVTTSRSLQAKASVTPDSQTTFSTFGGNVSGLVSSNLTPEEQSAVYRKANILALSALAKNGGPNAKEMLAIQQKLQEFLTSLITLAGQKGPEVKVRVQQLVQNLVTGQVVEDDFAIQIENDLQSQHQPNLLPFLKKSVPHLKTRLHLQQVIMKELLQRQEREKSTSTPSTPTQTTTQSIATTAGTTQSVAVTQFPTGSTITKPILIGAGLPATSTTPSSQPSASHSQAAHSNTTITTSGGSSSTNQAGAAISAGGGIVLQPALITQLSNQLPKNVQDQIAKLPPDQQKMVYLHHFKRLQMLRQQLQSKQKASTVTSSVSSEQILRAQERLVKEQQVPLTVSGRTPPSKTSFSSLKLVTSNAGTTSLAGLSPFKGKKSKGKGKDHSVDANEEDDEGMDILDEVGVNLQEESAQFLPQTEGTRSSIQDQAFIDLNLLRRRVTMMARQSGVGEVSEDYLSLLSHATETRLRDILEKVTQISQHRTEVLKDNSQYRVQSEVRGQLRVLETIDRLIDSRKTERENEQTLKAAKSRSKGADPVKAAEIREVARQIQEDKAAVMRDQAANETALKAIGSRRKRPSPQSEGAASSSGVLPSSSQAGATSSLFAPLTVTRAPKRHVTSRDLIFYLEQERETRKSLTLYKSLMK; this is translated from the exons ATGGCAGATAATAGCTCTGACAATGGAGAGAAGGTGGACATCAAGCCCATTGTGAATTCTAAAGGAGATGACAAATCATCAAGTGTGGATACAAACGAATTAAATGGTACCTCTAAAGCAGCCATCATAACCATGAAACAAGAACCAACAAACAAAGATTTGACCTTGAATATTGGTGAAACTAAGCCTGCAGGTCAGAATGGAACCGATGGACCTTCAGTTGGTGTAATTGACCTCACAAGACCCTTAAAAACTGAGGGGGAAGCATCCACTGTCAGTAATTCACTAACATCAGTAACCACTTCAAGAAGTTTGCAAGCTAAAGCAAGTGTAACCCCTGACTCACAAACGACGTTTAGCACATTTGGCGGGAATGTTTCTGGTCTTGTCTCGAGTAATTTAACCCCAGAAGAGCAATCAGCAGTTTATCGAAAAGCTAACATTCTAGCCCTGTCAGCACTGGCAAAGAATGGTGGGCCAAACGCCAAAGAGATGTTGGCGATACAGCAAAAGTTACAGGAGTTCCTAACGAGTTTGATAACACTTGCCGGACAAAAAGGGCCCGAGGTGAAGGTCAGAGTGCAGCAGCTTGTTCAAAATTTGGTG ACTGGGCAAGTGGTTGAAGACGACTTTGCTATTCAGATTGAGAATGATCTTCAATCCCAACACCAGCCTAACTTGCTACCATTTCTCAAG AAAAGTGTTCCTCACCTGAAGACTCGACTCCACCTTCAGCAAGTGATAATGAAGGAGCTTCTCCAGCGTCAAGAGCGAGAGAAGTCAACCTCtaccccctccacacccacCCAGACAACAACGCAGTCCATAGCAACGACAGCAGGCACAACTCAAAGTGTCGCGGTCACTCAATTCCCTACTGGCTCTACGATCACCAAGCCAATACTCATTGGAGCCGGTCTTCCTGCAACAAGTACAACTCCAAGTTCTCAACCGTCTGCTTCACATTCACAAGCTGCACATTCCAACACGACTATTACAACGTCTGGTGGCTCATCAAGTACTAATCAAGCGGGGGCAGCCATCTCCGCAGGTGGAGGTATAGTGTTACAGCCTGCATTGATAACACAGCTGAGCAATCAGTTACCGAAAAACGTTCAAGATCAGATAGCCAAGTTACCTCCGGACCAACAGAAAATGGTTTACTTACATCACTTCAAAAGACTTCAAATGCTTAGGCAACAATTGCAATCGAAACAAAAGGCCAGTACGGTTACAAGCTCTGTATCAAGTGAACAAATTCTTCGAGCTCAAGAGCGTCTAGTCAAGGAACAACAAGTGCCATTAACTGTCTCCGGCCGAACTCCTCCTTCAAAAACCAGTTTCTCCAGTTTGAAGCTAGTGACGTCAAATGCTGGAACCACCTCCCTGGCTGGTTTGTCTCCCTTCAAGGGCAAGAAAAGCAAGGGAAAAGGCAAGGACCACTCAGTGGATGCAAATGA agaagatgaCGAAGGTATGGATATTCTGGACGAAGTGGGCGTCAACCTACAA GAAGAGTCTGCCCAGTTCCTGCCCCAGACAGAGGGCACCAGGAGCTCAATACAGGACCAGGCATTCATCGACCTCAACCTGCTCAGGAGGAGAGTAACAATGATGG CGCGACAGAGTGGTGTAGGTGAAGTGTCAGAGGACTACCTGTCTCTTCTATCCCACGCCACTGAGACACGTCTCAGGGACATCCTAGAAAAAGTCACTCAAATCAGTCAGCACAGAACAGAAGTACTCAAG GACAACTCCCAGTACCGAGTCCAGTCTGAGGTGCGTGGTCAACTGAGGGTGCTGGAGACCATAGACCGACTGATAGACAGCAGGAAGACCGAAAGAGAGAATGAACAGACACTCAAAGCTGCAAAGAGTCGGTCGAAAGGTGCCGACCCAGTCAAAGCTGCTGAAATCAGAGAGGTGGCCAGGcag ATCCAAGAAGACAAGGCTGCAGTCATGCGAGATCAGGCGGCCAATGAAACTGCTCTGAAGGCTATTGGTTCTCGACGGAAGAGACCCTCCCCCCAGAGTGAGGGGGCAGCAAGTAGCAGTGGAGTGTTGCCATCATCCTCTCAGGCTGGAGCCACTTCTTCTTTGTTTGCACCACTA ACTGTGACTCGAGCCCCTAAGAGACATGTGACATCACGAGACCTCATCTTTTATCTGGAGCAAGAAAGAGAGACTAGAAAGTCACTGACTCTCTACAAATCTTTAATGAAGTGA